In Hamadaea flava, a genomic segment contains:
- a CDS encoding S8 family serine peptidase, with product MVAALAAGTLLLSTLSVPAAAAPARTSQPGGQQTPGTPAPARLPQPESGLWLLRLDKPSLAAVTKTGAASRKKINTRSTASASYLKELARQQDTVVDEIAASLGRSVRVAHRYQNVVNGLAIEASAAEAARLADLPGVAAVVPDQTLKLTTDTSNTQIQSPAVWEGRTPDEVATRGEGVIVGVLDTGINPDHPSFAAVDGDGYRHTNPMGTGNYVGVCAPNHPNYRAICNDKLIGAWSFVGTDPRDDNGHGSHTASTAAGNRHQATIKVGTDSHTLTVSGVAPRANIIAYKVCLSIGCLSSASIAAVDQAIADGVDVLNYSISGSDNPWNDLVDQAFLEAYAAGIFIAASAGNEGPGAETVAKTAPWNASVASVDQERVIAHRLDVTAPGPVPPSLTGIPAVIGDGSPIPPIDGELRYSGTAEPGNELGCETFPAGAFSAKVALITRGGCNFSVKVANAAAAGATGVIVHNQFAGPPITMGELKGSKIPAVMVALADGLRLREHLATINAPVEVHVGTGSEVIRNPKWTDLVSDFSSRGPSQFDLLAPSFAAPGRNILAATMATATNPVQYAFMQGTSMASPHVAGAGALLAALHPDWSPTRIRSALAVTADRDGVRKEDGVTLADPFDVGSGRINLDQAARAGLVLDETAANFIAADPETGGDPQTLNLPAVVEHHCLKVCTFTRTVSSVAGVTATWQVATKAPTGVRISVTPTQFTLAPGASQALTIALDVTGTPRDKWLFGSIELTTDARHGGDGPAVAAAHFPIAVLPAVPDLTVDQAALSSSMDVAQNERHTVKVSNAGGAPLTWRATGEGTGCSWPSWAKVTPAQGDLAPFTDQNIEITLDSTGLDDGGVFQADLCLASNDQDEPNTRISLTLTVIPVPRIAVAQKSLSSRQPAGLITKQSFTVRNTGHGVLDWRVDDPEAGPDDERVRLLRNGVLLIPNSGSSTRGVMAFDPQTGNLIDPQFIPHVSFDPTSTLYTPFHIVAKPDGSGFLMSDQINGVVTEYSLDGTFRRVFAPSAGAYDPRIMANTRGIALSPRGTVLVTVAAQANAQSVVEFDADGKYLGTFVAPGADGMKGPWGILFRENDMLISASDSDAIHSFSKDGSRANPRFVNGISWPGQMVELPNGNVLAANYGSGGPAGVYEMDSTGKLIGTYAPAKGTGYQGVYQLGNGNFLVTSSRGVEEINRANQLVSVKNNKGTARFITHVQLPDLQPCVTPDEVPWLSVDRASDGTGAGKSSEVTVSLDSTGLAAGIYRAQLCVSNDDPNNGLVTLPVTLEVTDQTCAQVISGEHSGALTVSAGVTCLAQGAKVIGPMRVEKGAGLYALEASVVGPVTATGATVVELTRSQIEGPLSITGTTGTVLVSGVRVVGPVSLIGNRTGDDPSVVSGNQIVGILRCVGNEPPPVNSGVANTVSGPRVGQCGTL from the coding sequence GTGGTCGCGGCGCTGGCGGCGGGGACGCTGCTGCTCAGCACGTTGAGCGTGCCCGCAGCTGCGGCACCTGCCCGTACGTCGCAGCCAGGCGGCCAGCAGACACCCGGCACACCGGCGCCCGCCCGGTTGCCGCAACCCGAGAGCGGGCTTTGGCTGTTGCGGCTGGACAAGCCGTCGCTGGCGGCGGTCACCAAGACCGGTGCGGCTTCCCGTAAAAAGATCAATACCCGGTCGACCGCCAGCGCCTCCTATCTCAAGGAATTGGCTCGGCAGCAGGACACAGTGGTGGATGAGATCGCGGCGAGCCTGGGCCGGTCCGTGCGGGTTGCCCACAGGTATCAGAACGTGGTCAATGGACTGGCGATCGAGGCCAGCGCGGCAGAGGCTGCTCGGTTGGCCGACCTGCCGGGGGTCGCGGCGGTCGTACCCGACCAGACCCTGAAGCTGACCACCGACACCAGCAATACGCAGATCCAGTCGCCGGCCGTCTGGGAGGGCCGGACTCCCGACGAGGTCGCTACCCGCGGTGAGGGCGTCATCGTCGGCGTGCTGGACACCGGCATCAACCCCGACCACCCGTCGTTCGCCGCGGTAGACGGTGACGGCTACCGGCACACCAACCCCATGGGCACGGGCAACTACGTCGGCGTCTGCGCTCCGAACCACCCGAACTACCGGGCGATCTGCAACGACAAGCTGATCGGCGCCTGGTCGTTTGTGGGTACCGACCCTCGCGACGACAACGGCCACGGCAGCCATACCGCCTCGACCGCCGCCGGCAACAGGCACCAGGCCACCATCAAGGTTGGCACCGACTCGCACACCCTCACAGTCTCCGGGGTGGCGCCCCGAGCCAACATCATCGCCTACAAGGTCTGCCTGAGCATCGGCTGCCTCTCGTCGGCGTCGATCGCCGCCGTGGACCAGGCGATCGCCGACGGGGTCGACGTCCTCAACTATTCGATCTCCGGGTCGGACAACCCGTGGAACGACCTCGTCGACCAGGCATTCCTCGAGGCGTACGCGGCCGGCATCTTCATCGCCGCCTCCGCGGGCAACGAGGGACCGGGCGCGGAGACGGTGGCGAAGACCGCGCCGTGGAACGCCTCCGTTGCCTCGGTAGACCAAGAGCGGGTCATCGCCCATCGGCTCGATGTGACCGCGCCGGGACCGGTGCCGCCGTCGCTCACCGGCATTCCCGCTGTGATCGGCGACGGCTCACCGATCCCGCCCATCGACGGTGAACTCCGGTATTCGGGCACCGCCGAGCCTGGCAACGAGTTGGGTTGTGAGACCTTCCCGGCCGGCGCATTCAGTGCCAAGGTCGCGCTGATCACCCGGGGAGGTTGCAACTTCTCCGTCAAAGTCGCCAACGCCGCCGCCGCCGGCGCGACCGGCGTGATCGTGCACAACCAGTTCGCCGGCCCGCCCATCACGATGGGCGAGCTGAAAGGCAGCAAGATCCCTGCGGTGATGGTCGCTCTGGCGGACGGGCTACGGCTGCGTGAGCACCTGGCCACCATCAACGCTCCAGTCGAGGTGCACGTGGGCACCGGCAGTGAGGTGATACGCAATCCGAAGTGGACCGACTTGGTTTCCGACTTCAGCTCCCGCGGACCCAGCCAGTTCGATCTGCTCGCCCCCAGCTTCGCCGCCCCTGGTCGCAACATCCTTGCCGCCACGATGGCGACGGCCACCAACCCGGTCCAGTACGCCTTCATGCAGGGCACATCCATGGCCTCGCCCCACGTGGCCGGGGCAGGTGCGCTGCTGGCGGCCCTACACCCGGACTGGTCGCCGACCCGGATCCGCTCCGCGCTGGCGGTCACCGCCGATCGGGACGGCGTACGGAAGGAGGACGGGGTCACCCTGGCCGACCCGTTCGACGTCGGCTCCGGCCGGATCAACCTGGACCAGGCCGCCCGGGCCGGACTGGTGCTGGATGAGACGGCCGCGAACTTCATCGCGGCCGACCCCGAGACCGGTGGCGATCCCCAGACCCTGAATCTGCCGGCCGTCGTCGAGCACCACTGCCTCAAGGTCTGCACCTTCACCCGTACCGTGTCCAGCGTGGCCGGAGTGACCGCGACCTGGCAGGTAGCGACCAAGGCGCCTACCGGGGTACGGATCAGCGTCACGCCGACGCAGTTCACTTTGGCGCCCGGAGCCAGCCAGGCCCTGACCATCGCCCTGGACGTCACCGGCACCCCCCGGGACAAGTGGCTCTTCGGTTCGATCGAGTTGACGACCGATGCCCGGCACGGCGGGGACGGGCCGGCGGTCGCCGCGGCCCACTTCCCGATCGCCGTGCTGCCCGCCGTTCCGGATCTGACCGTGGATCAGGCCGCGCTGAGCAGCAGCATGGATGTCGCGCAGAACGAGCGCCACACCGTCAAGGTGAGCAACGCTGGCGGCGCCCCGCTGACCTGGCGGGCCACGGGGGAGGGCACCGGCTGCTCCTGGCCGTCTTGGGCGAAAGTGACCCCAGCACAGGGCGACCTGGCCCCGTTCACCGATCAGAACATCGAGATCACGCTCGATTCGACCGGCCTGGATGACGGTGGCGTGTTCCAGGCTGACCTCTGTCTGGCCAGCAATGACCAGGACGAGCCGAACACGAGGATCTCGCTGACGCTGACCGTCATACCGGTACCGCGGATCGCGGTGGCGCAGAAGTCGCTCTCCTCTCGGCAGCCGGCCGGGTTGATCACCAAACAGAGCTTCACGGTCCGCAACACCGGCCACGGAGTGCTGGACTGGCGGGTCGACGACCCGGAAGCGGGACCAGACGACGAGCGGGTCCGGCTCCTGCGTAACGGTGTGCTGCTGATTCCCAACTCGGGCAGCAGTACGCGCGGGGTGATGGCGTTCGACCCGCAGACGGGAAACCTCATCGATCCACAGTTCATCCCGCATGTCTCGTTCGATCCGACTAGCACCTTGTACACGCCGTTCCATATCGTGGCCAAACCGGACGGCAGCGGGTTCCTCATGTCCGACCAGATAAACGGAGTGGTCACCGAGTACAGCCTGGACGGCACTTTCCGCCGTGTCTTCGCCCCGTCCGCCGGGGCGTACGACCCTAGGATCATGGCCAACACGCGGGGTATTGCACTCTCTCCGCGTGGCACCGTGCTGGTGACGGTCGCCGCGCAGGCAAACGCCCAGTCGGTGGTCGAATTCGATGCCGACGGTAAGTACCTGGGTACCTTCGTCGCCCCCGGCGCCGACGGTATGAAGGGTCCATGGGGCATCCTGTTCCGCGAGAACGACATGTTGATCTCAGCCAGCGACAGCGACGCCATCCACAGCTTCAGCAAGGACGGATCCCGAGCCAACCCCCGCTTCGTCAACGGGATCAGCTGGCCCGGCCAGATGGTGGAGCTGCCCAACGGCAACGTGCTCGCCGCGAACTACGGCAGCGGCGGCCCCGCAGGGGTCTATGAGATGGATTCCACCGGAAAACTGATCGGCACCTACGCACCTGCGAAGGGCACCGGTTATCAGGGCGTCTACCAGCTCGGCAACGGCAACTTCCTGGTCACCAGCTCGCGGGGCGTCGAGGAGATCAACCGGGCCAACCAGCTGGTCTCGGTGAAGAACAACAAGGGGACGGCCCGGTTCATCACCCACGTCCAGCTGCCGGATCTGCAACCGTGCGTCACACCTGACGAGGTGCCGTGGCTGTCGGTGGACCGTGCCTCGGACGGCACCGGCGCCGGCAAGTCCAGCGAGGTGACAGTCTCCCTGGACAGCACCGGGCTGGCCGCTGGTATATACCGGGCGCAACTCTGTGTCAGCAACGATGACCCGAACAACGGGCTGGTGACGTTGCCGGTGACGCTTGAGGTCACGGATCAGACCTGCGCCCAGGTGATCAGCGGCGAGCACAGCGGCGCGTTGACGGTCAGCGCCGGGGTGACATGTCTGGCTCAGGGCGCCAAGGTGATCGGGCCGATGAGGGTCGAGAAGGGCGCCGGGCTGTACGCGCTCGAGGCCAGCGTCGTCGGGCCGGTGACCGCAACGGGTGCCACGGTGGTGGAGTTGACCCGTAGCCAGATTGAGGGCCCGCTTTCGATCACCGGCACCACCGGTACGGTCCTGGTCAGCGGAGTGCGGGTGGTCGGCCCGGTCAGCCTGATCGGCAACCGGACCGGCGATGATCCGAGCGTGGTGTCCGGCAACCAGATCGTCGGGATATTGCGATGCGTGGGCAACGAGCCGCCACCGGTGAACAGCGGGGTGGCGAATACCGTCAGCGGGCCGCGGGTCGGCCAGTGCGGCACGTTGTGA
- a CDS encoding SDR family NAD(P)-dependent oxidoreductase: protein MTAQFTGKVALVTGGGAGIGQAVARAFAREGAAVVVAGRTLGSLDGTVKLIEDEGGRATAITADVTSSADLARLVAETTGRYGGLDIAVNNAGVLAAVGPVGDIDEEQWNYLVAVNLTGTLLAMKHEIAHMRAHGGGVIVNIASNLGAHARLAGLGAYVATKAAVSALTRNAALDHIREGIRINSVSPGPMDTGMSLRPGEGPADRADRMATQSPIGRVGTLDEIAAAVLYLASPGAGFAVGTDLVFDGGATA from the coding sequence TTGACCGCACAATTCACCGGCAAGGTCGCCCTCGTCACCGGCGGCGGCGCAGGAATCGGCCAGGCCGTTGCCCGAGCGTTCGCCCGCGAAGGAGCGGCCGTCGTCGTGGCGGGCCGCACGCTCGGCTCGCTTGACGGAACCGTCAAGCTCATCGAGGACGAGGGCGGCCGCGCCACGGCCATCACCGCCGACGTCACCAGCTCGGCCGACCTGGCCAGACTGGTGGCCGAAACAACAGGCCGGTACGGCGGGCTCGACATCGCGGTCAACAACGCCGGCGTCCTTGCCGCAGTCGGCCCCGTCGGCGACATCGACGAAGAGCAGTGGAACTACCTCGTCGCGGTGAATCTCACCGGCACGCTGCTGGCCATGAAACACGAAATCGCCCACATGCGGGCCCACGGTGGCGGGGTCATCGTCAACATCGCCTCGAACCTCGGCGCCCACGCCCGGCTCGCGGGGCTCGGCGCGTACGTCGCGACAAAGGCCGCGGTCAGCGCGCTGACCCGCAACGCCGCTCTGGACCACATCCGCGAGGGGATCCGCATCAACAGCGTCAGCCCCGGACCTATGGACACCGGGATGTCCCTGCGGCCCGGGGAAGGTCCGGCGGACCGAGCAGACCGGATGGCCACCCAGTCGCCGATCGGCCGCGTCGGCACCCTCGACGAGATCGCTGCGGCGGTGCTGTACCTGGCCTCGCCCGGCGCCGGTTTCGCCGTCGGCACCGATCTGGTGTTCGACGGGGGAGCCACCGCGTAG